One region of Sediminispirochaeta bajacaliforniensis DSM 16054 genomic DNA includes:
- a CDS encoding tripartite tricarboxylate transporter TctB family protein has protein sequence MLYGDLVFGAVSLGLSVWFFIMSLGFKSGSPLNGVPGAGFFPGVISILIALVSIVLMVQGFRQKRHYFQPIKSIKEMQANTRTLFLTVTSLVIFMLLWKFVHFFIAIGAFIFFLNILFRQKLLVNIIYTVVSITFIYLTFGKIFHVMF, from the coding sequence ATGCTGTATGGAGATCTTGTCTTCGGGGCCGTATCTCTGGGCTTAAGCGTTTGGTTTTTCATTATGAGTCTCGGTTTTAAGTCGGGTTCCCCACTCAATGGCGTTCCCGGTGCCGGTTTCTTCCCCGGAGTTATTTCTATCCTCATTGCCCTTGTTTCAATTGTTTTGATGGTGCAGGGGTTTCGACAAAAACGACACTATTTTCAACCGATCAAATCGATAAAGGAGATGCAGGCAAACACCAGAACCCTTTTTCTTACTGTAACTTCTTTGGTGATTTTTATGCTTCTCTGGAAGTTTGTGCATTTTTTTATTGCCATTGGGGCCTTTATTTTTTTCCTCAATATACTGTTTCGCCAAAAGCTTCTTGTCAACATCATCTACACGGTGGTCAGCATCACATTTATCTATTTGACGTTCGGAAAAATTTTTCACGTTATGTTCTGA